Proteins from a single region of Macrotis lagotis isolate mMagLag1 chromosome 2, bilby.v1.9.chrom.fasta, whole genome shotgun sequence:
- the PRPF40B gene encoding pre-mRNA-processing factor 40 homolog B isoform X11, whose protein sequence is MMPPPFMPPPGIPPPFPPMGLPPMNQRPPAIPPIPPGMMPPMLPPMGGPPPITQIPGMVPPMMPGMLMPAVPVTAATAPGVDTASSVVTGADPTRVLWSEHVAPDGRIYYYNADDKQSVWEKPSVLKSKAELLLSQCPWKEYKSDTGKPYYYNNQSKESRWTRPKDLDELEALVKQEAAGKQQPQPQPQPQPEPPPATPGPAPVPTGLIEPEPGGQEDCELSEPTQPLDQGLVHQEESTSSAARRQEEEEPKLEPERSNFSWSNREKAKQAFKELLRDKAVPSNASWEQAMKMVVTDPRYSALPKLSEKKQAFNAYKAQREKEEKEEARLRAKEAKQTLQHFLEQHDRMTSTTRYRRAEQTFGELEVWAVVPERDRKEIYDDVLFFLAKKEKEQAKQLRRRNIQALKSILDGMSSVSFQTTWSQAQQHLMDNPSFAQDHQLQTCSLRADMDKEDALICFEEHIRALEREEEEERERARLRERRQHRKNREAFQTFLDELHETGQLHSMSTWMELYPAVSTDARFANMLGQPGSTPLDLFKFYVEDLKARFHDEKKIIKDILKDRGFSVEVNTAFEDFAHVISFDKRAAALDAGNIKLTFNSLLEKAEAREREREKEEARRLRRREAAFRSMLRQAAPALEPGTSWEEVRERFVCDSAFEQITLESERIRLFREFLQSECQHFHIKGRKHGKKGKKHHRKRSHSPSGSESEEDEQLPLLRPSKRRKWNPSESGSEPSSSLDSAESGGGPLGGRGSPSSRPPLGADHGFRKSKKPKKKGKKKRHKSNSPESEIEREKEKGSKEMEEKERERDKEREARRPEPRNRSPGLGLKKEKTGWDTSESELSEGELERRRRTLLQQLDDQQ, encoded by the exons ATGATGCCACCACCCTTC ATGCCCCCTCCAGGAATCCCTCCACCCTTCCCCCCAATGGGGCTGCCTCCCATGAACCAGAGACCACCTGCCATCCCTCCCATCCCCCCTGGCATGATGCCCCCGATGCTCCCACCAATGGGGGGACCACCACCAATTACACAG ATACCAGGGATGGTACCACCCATGATGCCAGGGATGCTGATGCCCGCGGTGCCTGTCACTGCAGCG ACGGCCCCAGGTGTGGACACCGCCAGCT cTGTTGTGACTGGGGCAGATCCTACG AGGGTTTTGTGGAGTGAACACGTGGCTCCCGATGGGCGAATCTACTACTACAATGCAGATGACAAGCAGTCTGTGTGGGAGAAGCCCAGTGTCCTCAAGTCCAAAGCTGAG TTGCTGTTGTCTCAGTGCCCCTGGAAAGAATACAAGTCAGACACTGGCAAACCCTACTACTACAACAACCAGAGTAAGGAGTCCCGGTGGACCCGGCCTAAGGACCTGGATGAACTGGAGG CTTTGGTCAAACAGGAGGCTGCAGG GAAGCAgcagccacagccacagccacagccacagcctGAGCCACCACCTGCTACTCCTGGACCAGCCCCAGTCCCTACGGGCCTCATCGAACCTGAGCCAGGTGGGCAGGAAGATTGTGAACTCTCAGAACCTACCCAGCCTCTGGATCAGGGGCTTGTGCATCAGGAGGAAAGCACCAGCAG TGCTGCTAGGCGGCAGGAGGAGGAAGAACCAAAGCTCGAGCCAGAGAGGTCAAACTTTAGCTGGAGCAACCGAGAAAAGGCAAAGCAGGCATTCAAGGAATTGCTAAGGGACAAG GCTGTCCCCTCCAATGCTTCATGGGAACAAGCCATGAAGATGGTGGTCACTGACCCCCGCTACAG TGCTCTGCCAAAACTAAGTGAGAAAAAGCAGGCATTCAATGCCTACAAAGCACAgcgggagaaagaagaaaaggaagaggccCGTTTGAGGGCCAAAGAGGCCAAACAGACCCTTCAGCACTTTCTGGAACAGCATGACCGTATGACCTCTACCACTCGATACCG GCGAGCAGAGCAAACATTTGGGGAACTGGAAGTTTGGGCTGTAGTACCTGAGCGGGACCGTAAAGAAATATATGATGATGTCCTCTTCTTCCTTGCCAAGAAGGAGAAG GAACAGGCTAAACAACTGCGTCGCCGCAATATCCAGGCTCTAAAGAGTATTCTGGATGGAATGAGCAGTGTCAGCTTCCAAACTACCTGGTCCCAAGCTCAACAGCACCTCATGGACAACCCCAGCTTTGCCCAGGACCACCAGCTGCAGA CCTGCTCCCTGCGGGCAGACATGGACAAGGAGGATGCGCTGATCTGCTTTGAGGAGCATATCCGAGCCCTGGAgcgagaagaagaggaagagcgTGAGCGGGCCCGACTTCGGGAGAGACGTCAGCATCGCAAGAACCGTGAAGCCTTCCAG ACCTTCCTGGACGAGCTGCACGAGACAGGGCAGCTGCACTCCATGTCTACGTGGATGGAGCTGTACCCAGCGGTCAGCACCGATGCCCGCTTTGCCAACATGCTGGGCCAGCCGG GCTCCACCCCTCTGGATCTCTTCAAGTTTTATGTAGAGGATCTGAAGGCCAGATTCCATGATGAGAAGAAGATCATTAAGGACATCCTTAAG GATCGGGGTTTCAGTGTGGAAGTGAACACAGCCTTTGAGGACTTTGCACACGTCATCAGCTTTGACAAGAGGGCTGCTGCACTGGATGCTGGCAATATCAAGCTGACCTTCAATAGC CTCCTGGAAAAGGCAGAGGCACGAGAgcgggaaagggagaaggaggaagcacGAAGGCTTCGACGTAGGGAAGCTGCCTTTAGGAGTATGCTGAGGCAAGCTGCCCCTGCCCTTGAGCCTGGCACTAGCTGGGAGGAG GTCCGAGAACGCTTTGTGTGTGACTCCGCCTTTGAACAGATCACGTTGGAGTCAGAGAGGATACGCCTCTTCCGAGAGTTCTTACAG AGTGAGTGCCAACACTTTCACATCAAAGGTAGAAAACATGGCAAAAAGGGCAAGAAACATCATCGAAAGCGGTCTCATTCACCCTCG GGCTCTGAATCTGAGGAAGATGAGCAACTACCCCTTCTTCGGCCCTCCAAACGCAGAAAATGGAATCCCTCTGAGTCAGGCTCTGAACCCTCATCTTCACTTGATTCAGCTGAGAGTGGGGGTGGCCCTCTTGGAGGCCGGGGCTCTCCCTCCAGCCGCCCCCCTCTTGGAGCAG ATCATGGCTTCCGGAAGTCTAAGAAGCCGAAGAAGAAAGGCAAGAAGAAGAGGCACAAGTCG AACAGTCCTGAGAGTGAAATAGAgcgagagaaagagaaaggaagcaaggaaatggaagagaaagaacGAGAACGGGACAAAGAGAGGGAGGCCCGGAGGCCAGAGCCCCGGAATCGGTCCCCTGGCCTTGGACTTAAGAAAGAGAAG ACAGGCTGGGACACATCAGAGAGTGAGCTGAGTGAAGGGGAACTGGAACGGCGTCGCCGGACACTTCTGCAGCAGCTGGATGATCAGCAGTGA
- the PRPF40B gene encoding pre-mRNA-processing factor 40 homolog B isoform X3, with amino-acid sequence MEAGLGGAASAPAQKECSPGRAHPPARGPANQRGFYWWVGRAGPAARSLWHVGSRFWPQALGNTCPFPTGAPHDATTLHAPSRNPSTLPPNGAASHEPETTCHPSHPPWHDAPDAPTNGGTTTNYTDTRDGTTHDARDADARGACHCSAVVTGADPTRVLWSEHVAPDGRIYYYNADDKQSVWEKPSVLKSKAELLLSQCPWKEYKSDTGKPYYYNNQTLVKQEAAGKQQPQPQPQPQPEPPPATPGPAPVPTGLIEPEPGGQEDCELSEPTQPLDQGLVHQEESTSSAARRQEEEEPKLEPERSNFSWSNREKAKQAFKELLRDKAVPSNASWEQAMKMVVTDPRYSALPKLSEKKQAFNAYKAQREKEEKEEARLRAKEAKQTLQHFLEQHDRMTSTTRYRRAEQTFGELEVWAVVPERDRKEIYDDVLFFLAKKEKEQAKQLRRRNIQALKSILDGMSSVSFQTTWSQAQQHLMDNPSFAQDHQLQTCSLRADMDKEDALICFEEHIRALEREEEEERERARLRERRQHRKNREAFQTFLDELHETGQLHSMSTWMELYPAVSTDARFANMLGQPGSTPLDLFKFYVEDLKARFHDEKKIIKDILKDRGFSVEVNTAFEDFAHVISFDKRAAALDAGNIKLTFNSLLEKAEAREREREKEEARRLRRREAAFRSMLRQAAPALEPGTSWEEVRERFVCDSAFEQITLESERIRLFREFLQSECQHFHIKGRKHGKKGKKHHRKRSHSPSGSESEEDEQLPLLRPSKRRKWNPSESGSEPSSSLDSAESGGGPLGGRGSPSSRPPLGADHGFRKSKKPKKKGKKKRHKSNSPESEIEREKEKGSKEMEEKERERDKEREARRPEPRNRSPGLGLKKEKTGWDTSESELSEGELERRRRTLLQQLDDQQ; translated from the exons atGGAGGCGGGCCTCGGGGGAGCGGCCTCCGCGCCGGCACAGAAAGAGTGCTCTCCCGGCCGGGCCCACCCTCCTGCCCGCGGCCCGGCCAATCAGAGAGGCTTTTACTGGTGGGTGGGCCGGGCCGGCCCAGCTGCTCGGAGCCTCTGGCATG TCGGTTCCCGATTCTGGCCCCAGGCCCTTGGCAACACCTGCCCCTTTCCCACCGGGGCCCCCCATGATGCCACCACCCTTC ATGCCCCCTCCAGGAATCCCTCCACCCTTCCCCCCAATGGGGCTGCCTCCCATGAACCAGAGACCACCTGCCATCCCTCCCATCCCCCCTGGCATGATGCCCCCGATGCTCCCACCAATGGGGGGACCACCACCAATTACACAG ATACCAGGGATGGTACCACCCATGATGCCAGGGATGCTGATGCCCGCGGTGCCTGTCACTGCAGCG cTGTTGTGACTGGGGCAGATCCTACG AGGGTTTTGTGGAGTGAACACGTGGCTCCCGATGGGCGAATCTACTACTACAATGCAGATGACAAGCAGTCTGTGTGGGAGAAGCCCAGTGTCCTCAAGTCCAAAGCTGAG TTGCTGTTGTCTCAGTGCCCCTGGAAAGAATACAAGTCAGACACTGGCAAACCCTACTACTACAACAACCAGA CTTTGGTCAAACAGGAGGCTGCAGG GAAGCAgcagccacagccacagccacagccacagcctGAGCCACCACCTGCTACTCCTGGACCAGCCCCAGTCCCTACGGGCCTCATCGAACCTGAGCCAGGTGGGCAGGAAGATTGTGAACTCTCAGAACCTACCCAGCCTCTGGATCAGGGGCTTGTGCATCAGGAGGAAAGCACCAGCAG TGCTGCTAGGCGGCAGGAGGAGGAAGAACCAAAGCTCGAGCCAGAGAGGTCAAACTTTAGCTGGAGCAACCGAGAAAAGGCAAAGCAGGCATTCAAGGAATTGCTAAGGGACAAG GCTGTCCCCTCCAATGCTTCATGGGAACAAGCCATGAAGATGGTGGTCACTGACCCCCGCTACAG TGCTCTGCCAAAACTAAGTGAGAAAAAGCAGGCATTCAATGCCTACAAAGCACAgcgggagaaagaagaaaaggaagaggccCGTTTGAGGGCCAAAGAGGCCAAACAGACCCTTCAGCACTTTCTGGAACAGCATGACCGTATGACCTCTACCACTCGATACCG GCGAGCAGAGCAAACATTTGGGGAACTGGAAGTTTGGGCTGTAGTACCTGAGCGGGACCGTAAAGAAATATATGATGATGTCCTCTTCTTCCTTGCCAAGAAGGAGAAG GAACAGGCTAAACAACTGCGTCGCCGCAATATCCAGGCTCTAAAGAGTATTCTGGATGGAATGAGCAGTGTCAGCTTCCAAACTACCTGGTCCCAAGCTCAACAGCACCTCATGGACAACCCCAGCTTTGCCCAGGACCACCAGCTGCAGA CCTGCTCCCTGCGGGCAGACATGGACAAGGAGGATGCGCTGATCTGCTTTGAGGAGCATATCCGAGCCCTGGAgcgagaagaagaggaagagcgTGAGCGGGCCCGACTTCGGGAGAGACGTCAGCATCGCAAGAACCGTGAAGCCTTCCAG ACCTTCCTGGACGAGCTGCACGAGACAGGGCAGCTGCACTCCATGTCTACGTGGATGGAGCTGTACCCAGCGGTCAGCACCGATGCCCGCTTTGCCAACATGCTGGGCCAGCCGG GCTCCACCCCTCTGGATCTCTTCAAGTTTTATGTAGAGGATCTGAAGGCCAGATTCCATGATGAGAAGAAGATCATTAAGGACATCCTTAAG GATCGGGGTTTCAGTGTGGAAGTGAACACAGCCTTTGAGGACTTTGCACACGTCATCAGCTTTGACAAGAGGGCTGCTGCACTGGATGCTGGCAATATCAAGCTGACCTTCAATAGC CTCCTGGAAAAGGCAGAGGCACGAGAgcgggaaagggagaaggaggaagcacGAAGGCTTCGACGTAGGGAAGCTGCCTTTAGGAGTATGCTGAGGCAAGCTGCCCCTGCCCTTGAGCCTGGCACTAGCTGGGAGGAG GTCCGAGAACGCTTTGTGTGTGACTCCGCCTTTGAACAGATCACGTTGGAGTCAGAGAGGATACGCCTCTTCCGAGAGTTCTTACAG AGTGAGTGCCAACACTTTCACATCAAAGGTAGAAAACATGGCAAAAAGGGCAAGAAACATCATCGAAAGCGGTCTCATTCACCCTCG GGCTCTGAATCTGAGGAAGATGAGCAACTACCCCTTCTTCGGCCCTCCAAACGCAGAAAATGGAATCCCTCTGAGTCAGGCTCTGAACCCTCATCTTCACTTGATTCAGCTGAGAGTGGGGGTGGCCCTCTTGGAGGCCGGGGCTCTCCCTCCAGCCGCCCCCCTCTTGGAGCAG ATCATGGCTTCCGGAAGTCTAAGAAGCCGAAGAAGAAAGGCAAGAAGAAGAGGCACAAGTCG AACAGTCCTGAGAGTGAAATAGAgcgagagaaagagaaaggaagcaaggaaatggaagagaaagaacGAGAACGGGACAAAGAGAGGGAGGCCCGGAGGCCAGAGCCCCGGAATCGGTCCCCTGGCCTTGGACTTAAGAAAGAGAAG ACAGGCTGGGACACATCAGAGAGTGAGCTGAGTGAAGGGGAACTGGAACGGCGTCGCCGGACACTTCTGCAGCAGCTGGATGATCAGCAGTGA
- the PRPF40B gene encoding pre-mRNA-processing factor 40 homolog B isoform X10, translated as MEAGLGGAASAPAQKECSPGRAHPPARGPANQRGFYWWVGRAGPAARSLWHAVVTGADPTRVLWSEHVAPDGRIYYYNADDKQSVWEKPSVLKSKAELLLSQCPWKEYKSDTGKPYYYNNQSKESRWTRPKDLDELEALVKQEAAGKQQPQPQPQPQPEPPPATPGPAPVPTGLIEPEPGGQEDCELSEPTQPLDQGLVHQEESTSSAARRQEEEEPKLEPERSNFSWSNREKAKQAFKELLRDKAVPSNASWEQAMKMVVTDPRYSALPKLSEKKQAFNAYKAQREKEEKEEARLRAKEAKQTLQHFLEQHDRMTSTTRYRRAEQTFGELEVWAVVPERDRKEIYDDVLFFLAKKEKEQAKQLRRRNIQALKSILDGMSSVSFQTTWSQAQQHLMDNPSFAQDHQLQTCSLRADMDKEDALICFEEHIRALEREEEEERERARLRERRQHRKNREAFQTFLDELHETGQLHSMSTWMELYPAVSTDARFANMLGQPGSTPLDLFKFYVEDLKARFHDEKKIIKDILKDRGFSVEVNTAFEDFAHVISFDKRAAALDAGNIKLTFNSLLEKAEAREREREKEEARRLRRREAAFRSMLRQAAPALEPGTSWEEVRERFVCDSAFEQITLESERIRLFREFLQSECQHFHIKGRKHGKKGKKHHRKRSHSPSGSESEEDEQLPLLRPSKRRKWNPSESGSEPSSSLDSAESGGGPLGGRGSPSSRPPLGADHGFRKSKKPKKKGKKKRHKSNSPESEIEREKEKGSKEMEEKERERDKEREARRPEPRNRSPGLGLKKEKTGWDTSESELSEGELERRRRTLLQQLDDQQ; from the exons atGGAGGCGGGCCTCGGGGGAGCGGCCTCCGCGCCGGCACAGAAAGAGTGCTCTCCCGGCCGGGCCCACCCTCCTGCCCGCGGCCCGGCCAATCAGAGAGGCTTTTACTGGTGGGTGGGCCGGGCCGGCCCAGCTGCTCGGAGCCTCTGGCATG cTGTTGTGACTGGGGCAGATCCTACG AGGGTTTTGTGGAGTGAACACGTGGCTCCCGATGGGCGAATCTACTACTACAATGCAGATGACAAGCAGTCTGTGTGGGAGAAGCCCAGTGTCCTCAAGTCCAAAGCTGAG TTGCTGTTGTCTCAGTGCCCCTGGAAAGAATACAAGTCAGACACTGGCAAACCCTACTACTACAACAACCAGAGTAAGGAGTCCCGGTGGACCCGGCCTAAGGACCTGGATGAACTGGAGG CTTTGGTCAAACAGGAGGCTGCAGG GAAGCAgcagccacagccacagccacagccacagcctGAGCCACCACCTGCTACTCCTGGACCAGCCCCAGTCCCTACGGGCCTCATCGAACCTGAGCCAGGTGGGCAGGAAGATTGTGAACTCTCAGAACCTACCCAGCCTCTGGATCAGGGGCTTGTGCATCAGGAGGAAAGCACCAGCAG TGCTGCTAGGCGGCAGGAGGAGGAAGAACCAAAGCTCGAGCCAGAGAGGTCAAACTTTAGCTGGAGCAACCGAGAAAAGGCAAAGCAGGCATTCAAGGAATTGCTAAGGGACAAG GCTGTCCCCTCCAATGCTTCATGGGAACAAGCCATGAAGATGGTGGTCACTGACCCCCGCTACAG TGCTCTGCCAAAACTAAGTGAGAAAAAGCAGGCATTCAATGCCTACAAAGCACAgcgggagaaagaagaaaaggaagaggccCGTTTGAGGGCCAAAGAGGCCAAACAGACCCTTCAGCACTTTCTGGAACAGCATGACCGTATGACCTCTACCACTCGATACCG GCGAGCAGAGCAAACATTTGGGGAACTGGAAGTTTGGGCTGTAGTACCTGAGCGGGACCGTAAAGAAATATATGATGATGTCCTCTTCTTCCTTGCCAAGAAGGAGAAG GAACAGGCTAAACAACTGCGTCGCCGCAATATCCAGGCTCTAAAGAGTATTCTGGATGGAATGAGCAGTGTCAGCTTCCAAACTACCTGGTCCCAAGCTCAACAGCACCTCATGGACAACCCCAGCTTTGCCCAGGACCACCAGCTGCAGA CCTGCTCCCTGCGGGCAGACATGGACAAGGAGGATGCGCTGATCTGCTTTGAGGAGCATATCCGAGCCCTGGAgcgagaagaagaggaagagcgTGAGCGGGCCCGACTTCGGGAGAGACGTCAGCATCGCAAGAACCGTGAAGCCTTCCAG ACCTTCCTGGACGAGCTGCACGAGACAGGGCAGCTGCACTCCATGTCTACGTGGATGGAGCTGTACCCAGCGGTCAGCACCGATGCCCGCTTTGCCAACATGCTGGGCCAGCCGG GCTCCACCCCTCTGGATCTCTTCAAGTTTTATGTAGAGGATCTGAAGGCCAGATTCCATGATGAGAAGAAGATCATTAAGGACATCCTTAAG GATCGGGGTTTCAGTGTGGAAGTGAACACAGCCTTTGAGGACTTTGCACACGTCATCAGCTTTGACAAGAGGGCTGCTGCACTGGATGCTGGCAATATCAAGCTGACCTTCAATAGC CTCCTGGAAAAGGCAGAGGCACGAGAgcgggaaagggagaaggaggaagcacGAAGGCTTCGACGTAGGGAAGCTGCCTTTAGGAGTATGCTGAGGCAAGCTGCCCCTGCCCTTGAGCCTGGCACTAGCTGGGAGGAG GTCCGAGAACGCTTTGTGTGTGACTCCGCCTTTGAACAGATCACGTTGGAGTCAGAGAGGATACGCCTCTTCCGAGAGTTCTTACAG AGTGAGTGCCAACACTTTCACATCAAAGGTAGAAAACATGGCAAAAAGGGCAAGAAACATCATCGAAAGCGGTCTCATTCACCCTCG GGCTCTGAATCTGAGGAAGATGAGCAACTACCCCTTCTTCGGCCCTCCAAACGCAGAAAATGGAATCCCTCTGAGTCAGGCTCTGAACCCTCATCTTCACTTGATTCAGCTGAGAGTGGGGGTGGCCCTCTTGGAGGCCGGGGCTCTCCCTCCAGCCGCCCCCCTCTTGGAGCAG ATCATGGCTTCCGGAAGTCTAAGAAGCCGAAGAAGAAAGGCAAGAAGAAGAGGCACAAGTCG AACAGTCCTGAGAGTGAAATAGAgcgagagaaagagaaaggaagcaaggaaatggaagagaaagaacGAGAACGGGACAAAGAGAGGGAGGCCCGGAGGCCAGAGCCCCGGAATCGGTCCCCTGGCCTTGGACTTAAGAAAGAGAAG ACAGGCTGGGACACATCAGAGAGTGAGCTGAGTGAAGGGGAACTGGAACGGCGTCGCCGGACACTTCTGCAGCAGCTGGATGATCAGCAGTGA